CGAGCGCCGGATGGTCCAACTGGACATGATGTACGGCGGATACATGCAGTCGGGCCTGGATTGTGTTCGCTTCTATACATCGGTCAAGACCATCAGCCCGGCCGCGGCGGAGCTGCCCGCTGTCGCCAATCTCGTCAACTATCCCAACCCGTTTAACGCCGAGACCGTGATCACGTTCGAACTGGGTACGCCGCAGGATGTGACACTCGACGTGTACGACGTGCTCGGGCGACATGTCGCGCGGCTCATGGACGGGCTGCAGGCCGCCGGAGTGCACTCAGTCGGCTGGGACGGCATCGCCGACAACGGCGCACCGCTCGGATCGGGAATGTACTTCTACCGTGTGCAGAGCCGGCAGTTCAGCGAAGTACGCAAGATGATCCTGTTGCGATGAGACGTTCTCGGGATCGGTGCACGTGAGGTCGCCAAATTGCCGGCGACCGAGGGTCTTTGGGCCGTCCTGCTGCGCGGGGCGGCCCTGCTGGTTTTGCGCGAACCGCTCTCAGAATGGAAGTGCCGGGCGCAATTCACTGTGGAGAGCGGGCGGACTGCGGACACCGGCGAGGACGCCCGGTGCTCACAGTCAATTCAACTTCCGATTGCTCGGAATGCCCGCGAATCGCCCGGTGGTTCAACGGCGGCGCTTGCGGCCGTCCGTCAGCTCAGCCGCGTACTCGAGCGTCCTTTCGGTGATCCGATCACCGGCCACCATGCGCGCCAACTCGCCGATTCGCTCTTCTCCACGTAGAAGACGCAGGCGGACTTTGGAGCGACCCCGCACGGTTTGCTTTGAAATTTGCACGTGCGAATCGGCGGGCGCGGCCATCTGTTGCAGGTGGCTGACCAAAAAGACCTGGGCATGCTTCGAGAGATCCGCAATGCGCGATGCCACTTTGTGCGCCGTTTCGCCGCCGATTCCAGAGTCGATTTCGTCAAAGACGTACAGCCGATTGTCGTGCGGGCCCCCGGTGATCGTCTTGAAAGCGAGCAACAGACGCGACAACTCGCCGCCGGAGGCGATCTTGTCCAAGGGCTTGAATCCCTCGGCGGGGTTCGCCTCGAAGAGAAACCGGATGCGCTCGGCGCCATTCGGTCCGATCGCATCAGTCCCGTCAATAACTGTTGGGGCCATCTCGACCTGGATGCGCGCCCCCGACATGCCCAATGTCGACAGCAGGGCATCGACCTTCTTCTCCAGTGTCGGCGCCGCGTGACGCCGCTGTGCGCTCAACGCGGATGCCAAAGCGGTGAGCTGCCCCTGCAATTGTCCGACTGCGTCGCTCAGTTTCCTGACACGCACTTCCAGATCACCCGCTGATTGTTCCTCGGTTTGCAATTCGTCCAGGCGCGCGAGAATGGCTGCGCCGGTGGCGCCGTATTTGGACTTCAGACGATGCAACAGCGCCAGGCGCGATTCGATCCGGTCCAACTGTCCGGGGTCGAACTCCAGCGATTGCCGATAGTCCGCAAGCGAACGCGTGGAATCGGCGACGGCCTCCTGTGCAGCGTTCAATTGTTCGGCGATCTTGCTCCAGCGCTCATCGAGCTCGGCCAGCCGTCCGGCATCGCGCACCAGCCGCGCGATGATGTCCGACACCGAGCCATCGGTCTCACTCAACGCCGAGAGCGCACGTTCGGCGCCCTCGATCAGGCGATGGCCATGGCGTAAGATCGAACGCTCAGAGACAAGCCGTTCCTCTTCGTCGGCGACGATGGCGGCGGCCCTGATCTCATCGATCTGGAAACGGCGGAGCTCCTCGCGGCTGCACTCAGATTCCCATGCGGCGGTCGCCTCCGTCAGACGCCGTCGTGCGTCGGACAATTCGGCATGGACGTCGGCGACCGACGAGGACAGTTCGACGCAGCCCCCGAAGCGATCAAGCAGCTCGGCATGACGGTCGGAATCGAGCAATAGCTGCTGCTGATGCTGGCCGCACAAATCGGCCAAGGATTCGCCCAGTGCGCGCAACTCCGTCTGCCTGAGCTGCCGCTCGCCGACAAACGCGCGTGTCGTTCCCGACTGCGCCAGTTCGCGGCGCAGCCACAACGATCCGGTCGGCAGCGACAGCGTCGCGGCGACGGCGGAATCGATGGCATCGAATTCCGCTTCGACCATCGCTTCCCGCGCACCGGTGCGCACCATCTCCGACACGACACGTCCGCCCAGCAGAAAACGGATCGCCTCGACAATGACTGTCTTGCCAGCGCCCGTTTCGCCGGTGAATACCGTCAGCCCCGGCGCGGCGTCGAACTCCAGATCATCGACGATGGCGAAGTTGCGGATGCGCAGACGGGTCAGCATCGAAGTGACATCGGATCAAGGTCCCGGAACAACCGTCACACACTCACAGCGGACGCAGCAGCGCCAGGCAGATGGCGCACAACAGCGAGATCACGCCCGCCGCCCACAACCCGATCGCCCAGTACAGGTCCTCGATCTTGCGGCGCGTGATCCGTTCGATGGCGCGGCGCGACGAGTCCGGCGAGTTGGCGAAGTATCGGTACCGTCGCACCAGCAGCACACGCAACGCCCAGAGGCCGGATAATGCCCACCAGATCATCGGCGACAACCACATGATGACGCGGGCAGCGGTCGCGCCGGACAAGGCCAGGGGGCCGAAGATCAATCCCAAGACGACTGCCAGCCATCCGAGAACAGACCACGCGAGCACTCCCAATGCGGCGACTTCGGCGGAGCGCATGACGCCGGTACGGATCTGACGCATCGCCTCAAGCCAGTACAGATCGTCCTGCGTGGGCACCGACGCCGGTTTGGTGTGGCCGCTGGAAACGGTACTGACGGTTTCAAGGGACATGGGGACGCTCAGGGCCGAATGACGATTTGGCGGTGGCAGTGCGTGCACTCCACCAACAGCCGTTTGGGAAGGTCGAGTTTTAAGTTTTGACGCCCGTCGATGGAGCGCAACAGATCGGTTTCCCCCGCTTCCAGTTCGGCGTGCAGATCAATGTTACAGGTCTTGCCGCAATGCGGGCAGGAATACAGTTCAATCACCCAGGCAACCTCCGGCCGTCACGGACTGATTCTATCGCGACCGGGACGGTTGCACAATGACAAACATCGGCAGGACAATCGGTCGCGGGCGTTACGAGCAGGGGTCGCAGTAGGCCGCTTCCGGCGTCGCCGATCGGAAGGCCACATCGATGATGCCGATGACGTCGAACACGTTGGTCACGCCGTCGCAGGTCACATCGGTCATTTCCCGGGGACACAGGGGATTGGGGTCAGGCGATGCGGGCTGGCTGCGGAAGGCGACATCGACGGCGGCGACGACGTCGAATACGTTGATGGTGCCCTCACACTGCGCAGGGTCGCCATGGCAGTCGCAGACACAGTCGCAGGCGTCGCCGACGCTGTTGCCGTTGAGGTCTTCCTGGCCGGGGTTGTAAACCGTGGGGCAGTTGTCGCAGACGTCGCCGATTCCGTCGGCATCCCCGTCAGTCTGCGAGACATTCGCGTCGTCGGGACAATTGTCGCAGGCGTCGCCACGGGTGTCGCCGTCGGAGTCGGTCTGCGCTGGGTTGGATACGGAAGGACAGTTATCGCAGGGATTGCTGACGCCATCGGCGTCGAGATCGTCGCCACGCGCCGCGATCACCCCTTCGAATCCGTTGACCAGACCGTGGCCGAACGATTCATCCCAACCGGCGGGCCCCAAGTCGAGCGCCGAACACATCAGGATTTCATGAGCCTCATCGGCAGTCAGCGCCGGATTTTCAGAGAAAATCAGGGCCGCCACGCCGGCCGCATACGGTGATGCCGCCGAGGTGCCGCCAAACCATGTGTAATCCGTTCCGGAATACCCCACCGAGCCGGTGCGGTCAGTCGTGCGAATGCTGGTCCCCGGCGCGCAGATATCGATCGAGTTGCCGTAGTTGCTGAAGCTGGCGAGGTTACCTGATGGTGTGATCGCGGAGACCGCCAGGACATACGGGTCGTTGGCGGGATACCCCACATAGGGAAGCGCGGAATTGCCTGCCGCCGCGATATGGACCATGCCATCCTCGTGGGTCTGTCGATACTTGGCCTCCAGCGCCAGGGAGTTTGGGCCGGTGTAGCTGTGATTGGTGACCCGGACGCCCATCGCCTCGGCGAATGTCAATCCGTTGAGAATCCACACCGCCTCGGCGGTGCCGAAATTGGAACAGGGAACATCGGTGATGAATATCCGAATCGGCACCACCGGAGAGGCCGGCGAAACGCCGACCACGCCCAGCGAATTGTTGATGACGGCCGCAATGCATCCCGCCACCGAAGTGCCGTGGTGATCGCACGAGTTGACCGGACTGCCGTCGAGGAAATCATCGTTGTCGGAGGCAAAATTGTATCCGGGAATCGTGTTCAAATCGGGATGGTCAAGCTGCACACCGGCATCGAACACCGCGACGATGACGCCCGGCGAACCGGTCGTAATGCCCCATGCCTGCTCGCAATCCAGGTCGACATCGGGCGTGCCGCCGAACTGCCCGTAGTTGAACATACCCCACAAGTTGCCCCACTCCGGGTCATTGGGGATCAGATCGTCTTCGGCATCCGACAAATCGACGGAGAACTGGTAGTTTGGTTCGGCCCATTCGATTCGGGGATCGAGCGCCAGGTTGTTGGCTTGCTGAAGGACGTCGAAGCCGCTTTTGGACAGGCCGCGGAGACGGTACGCGCCATCCAATTCGGCCAAATCCGATTCCACGATTTGCCAATCAGGCGCCAGCGCCTGAAGAAGGCCCATGGCGTCCTGACGGTGGTCCTTCGCGATCCGCACCAGAAGGTCCGGCGTGATGATCAGCCAATGCTTCGGTGTGGCGCCCCACTGGAAGACGGGGGACACGAAGGCGATATCCGGTTCCGATGCGAGCACGGTCAGACTGTGATTCAACTCGGTCGCCTCGCCGCCGCCCTGAGACACATCAAGCAATTGCCAGCTTCGTACCCCCGTGGAAACCGATTCCTTGATGTCCAATCCGCCGGCGGCTTTGGCTTGCTCCTGTCGGGCGGTCTGAACGCCCTCGCGAAACACGACCGCGAGACGGTCCCGCTGCAGCGTCAATTCCTCGCGCTGCCCGTCGATGATCCGCCAGGTCGGAAGACGTGGATCGTGCAGGGCGGCTTTGGCGTGTTCATCGGGCGCGTGAACCGCCAGGCAAAGTGCGGCCACGATGCTGACGCCGCCGAACGCTCTGAGAGCACGATACATTCGATTCTCCCGGTGGGGCAGGACCGTGTTACATTCGCCTTCTGGATGAACGGACGGGGCGATTCAACTCTCTGACACCCGGTGTCCGAAGAACGACCGACATCCCAATATGCCCGATTCCGACGAACTGTCAACGCTCAAGATCAGGGTCGCCGCCTTCACGGGTGTCCCCGATGACGGCACGGTCGAGCAGTTGCGGTTCCTGCACCGGGCCATCTTCGCCGACGGACGCGAACACGAGTTTGTCGAGACGCTGCGCGGGCGGTCTGGAATCCACGGCCTGATCGCCTGTGACCGCGACGATGCCGTGGGATACAAGATCGGGTACGCACTGGACGCGAAGACCTACTACAGTTGGATGGGCGGTGTCCTCTCCGGCTATCGACGGCGCGGCATCGCCTCAGACCTCCTGCGGCGCCAGCACGATTGGTGCGTCCGGCAGGGGTATGAGCGGATTCGGACGCGCACCCAGAATCAGTGGCGCGGCATGCTCGTGTTGAACATCCGGTGCGGATTCGATGTGATCGCGACGGAGATTGACGAGCGCGGCGAGCACAAAATTATCATGGAGAAGACCCTGCGACGTCCGGGTCCGGACTGATCAGAGCATCGGCGGCATGTTTTCAGGATACGACAGATCCGGGCAGCGATAGCGAATGCTCATGTGCGGCTTGTAATTCGGATGACGGAGATAT
This region of Candidatus Zixiibacteriota bacterium genomic DNA includes:
- the recN gene encoding DNA repair protein RecN — its product is MLTRLRIRNFAIVDDLEFDAAPGLTVFTGETGAGKTVIVEAIRFLLGGRVVSEMVRTGAREAMVEAEFDAIDSAVAATLSLPTGSLWLRRELAQSGTTRAFVGERQLRQTELRALGESLADLCGQHQQQLLLDSDRHAELLDRFGGCVELSSSVADVHAELSDARRRLTEATAAWESECSREELRRFQIDEIRAAAIVADEEERLVSERSILRHGHRLIEGAERALSALSETDGSVSDIIARLVRDAGRLAELDERWSKIAEQLNAAQEAVADSTRSLADYRQSLEFDPGQLDRIESRLALLHRLKSKYGATGAAILARLDELQTEEQSAGDLEVRVRKLSDAVGQLQGQLTALASALSAQRRHAAPTLEKKVDALLSTLGMSGARIQVEMAPTVIDGTDAIGPNGAERIRFLFEANPAEGFKPLDKIASGGELSRLLLAFKTITGGPHDNRLYVFDEIDSGIGGETAHKVASRIADLSKHAQVFLVSHLQQMAAPADSHVQISKQTVRGRSKVRLRLLRGEERIGELARMVAGDRITERTLEYAAELTDGRKRRR
- a CDS encoding GNAT family N-acetyltransferase gives rise to the protein MPDSDELSTLKIRVAAFTGVPDDGTVEQLRFLHRAIFADGREHEFVETLRGRSGIHGLIACDRDDAVGYKIGYALDAKTYYSWMGGVLSGYRRRGIASDLLRRQHDWCVRQGYERIRTRTQNQWRGMLVLNIRCGFDVIATEIDERGEHKIIMEKTLRRPGPD
- a CDS encoding S8 family serine peptidase codes for the protein MYRALRAFGGVSIVAALCLAVHAPDEHAKAALHDPRLPTWRIIDGQREELTLQRDRLAVVFREGVQTARQEQAKAAGGLDIKESVSTGVRSWQLLDVSQGGGEATELNHSLTVLASEPDIAFVSPVFQWGATPKHWLIITPDLLVRIAKDHRQDAMGLLQALAPDWQIVESDLAELDGAYRLRGLSKSGFDVLQQANNLALDPRIEWAEPNYQFSVDLSDAEDDLIPNDPEWGNLWGMFNYGQFGGTPDVDLDCEQAWGITTGSPGVIVAVFDAGVQLDHPDLNTIPGYNFASDNDDFLDGSPVNSCDHHGTSVAGCIAAVINNSLGVVGVSPASPVVPIRIFITDVPCSNFGTAEAVWILNGLTFAEAMGVRVTNHSYTGPNSLALEAKYRQTHEDGMVHIAAAGNSALPYVGYPANDPYVLAVSAITPSGNLASFSNYGNSIDICAPGTSIRTTDRTGSVGYSGTDYTWFGGTSAASPYAAGVAALIFSENPALTADEAHEILMCSALDLGPAGWDESFGHGLVNGFEGVIAARGDDLDADGVSNPCDNCPSVSNPAQTDSDGDTRGDACDNCPDDANVSQTDGDADGIGDVCDNCPTVYNPGQEDLNGNSVGDACDCVCDCHGDPAQCEGTINVFDVVAAVDVAFRSQPASPDPNPLCPREMTDVTCDGVTNVFDVIGIIDVAFRSATPEAAYCDPCS